The proteins below are encoded in one region of Rhododendron vialii isolate Sample 1 chromosome 7a, ASM3025357v1:
- the LOC131334540 gene encoding U-box domain-containing protein 33-like, with amino-acid sequence MMASGSEIMEESPPRPVQVVEEKMYIAVGKDIKENTSVLIWALRNAGGRKICILHVHEPAQWIRIMGTKFPVSQLEAHHVRAHREVERQEMNKLLQIYKIKCSRAGVVDLLHIEMNSIEKGIVKLINQHGIRKLVMGAAADKHYSKKMPKSKKAIYVREQAPMFCHIWFVCKGQLVHTREGRSEGVSASPNSETGQSRYGRSQSVAELPIDQLKLTSSGPDIRSLSTLSPNDSRGSVDSNEISRSPREASHTSCSSVDMPDVLPLIPVLTIEDHHQFSSPPIVLQEGRTNDELYGQLEQSIAEAETSGLDESKRHRKAEKDAIDAIRRAKASENLYAEELRQRKEVEEALARGKEELKQRKQQLGEVTEELRIALEHKSSLESQIANSERMVEDLKQKMFSAVEKLQKNKKERDELQKEHDNALKEAEELRREKVSVAANRLAPEFFSEFSFSEIVEATSNFDLSLKIGEGGYGNIYKGQLRHTQVAIKMLNSNSMQGPSEFQQEVTVLSKLRHPNLVTLIGACPEFFVLVYEYLPNGSLEDRLCCKDNSPPLSWQTRIRIATELCSALVFLHSCNPHSIVHGDLKPANILLDSNYVSKLSDFGICRILCQNQFSSNNTTPSWITEFPKGTFTYMDPEFLSTGEITPKSDVYSFGIILLQLLTGRPALGIAKEVKYALDKGNLKNLLDPTAGNWPFVQAQQLAHTALRCCEVNRRSRPDLALDVWGLLEQMRVSCGTLPFLIYSEEDCQIPL; translated from the exons ATGATGGCTAGTGGGAGTGAAATCATGGAGGAATCACCACCACGACCGGTTCAAGTTGTCGAAGAGAAGATGTATATCGCGGTGGGAAAGGACATCAAAGAGAACACATCGGTTCTTATTTGGGCATTGCGTAACGCTGGTGGAAGAAAGATATGCATCCTTCATGTTCATGAGCCTGCTCAGTGGATTCGCATTA TGGGTACCAAATTTCCAGTAAGCCAACTGGAAGCGCATCACGTCAGGGCACACCGCGAGGTTGAGAGGCAAGAGATGAATAAGCTTCTgcaaatttacaaaataaagTGTAGTCGCGCAGGG GTAGTAGACTTACTACACATTGAAATGAACTCTATTGAGAAGGGTATTGTGAAACTCATAAATCAGCATGGTATCAGGAAGCTCGTTATGGGAGCAGCAGCAGACAAGCATTACTCAAA GAAAATGCCAAAATCTAAGAAAGCCATCTATGTGCGCGAACAAGCACCTATGTTTTGTCACATTTGGTTTGTCTGTAAAGGCCAACTAGTTCACACAAG AGAAGGTAGATCGGAAGGCGTTAGCGCTAGTCCAAACTCTGAAACTGGGCAATCTAGATACGGGAGATCACAATCCGTTGCAGAACTGCCAATTGATCAGCTCAAGCTTACCAGTTCAGGTCCCGATATTCGCAGTCTCTCAACTTTATCCCCCAATGACTCCAGAGGGTCTGTTGATTCGAATGAAATTTCAAGGAGTCCTCGTGAAGCTTCACATACATCATGTTCTTCTGTTGACATGCCTGATGTTTTACCTTTGATCCCAGTTTTGACCATAGAGGATCATCATCAATTTTCATCACCTCCCATTGTATTG CAGGAAGGACGTACCAATGACGAACTTTATGGTCAGCTTGAACAATCCATAGCAGAGGCAGAGACTTCTGGGCTTGACGAGTCAAAGAGGCATCGTAAAGCGGAAAAAGATGCCATTGATGCTATCCGCAGA GCTAAAGCATCGGAAAACTTATATGCCGAGGAACTAAGACAAAGGAAAGAAGTTGAGGAAGCACTAGCAAGGGGAAAAGAAGAACTTAAACAGAGGAAGCAGCAGCTAGGTGAAGTCACGGAAGAACTCCGTATTGCCCTAGAACACAAATCATCTCTGGAGAGCCAGATTGCAAACTCTGAGCGAATGGTAGAAGATTTGAAACAGAAGATGTTCTCTGCTGTGGAAAAGTTGCAAAAGAATAAGAAGGAACGAGATGAATTGCAAAAGGAGCATGACAATGCACTTAAAGAAGCAGAGGAGCTGAGGAGAGAAAAAGTAAGCGTGGCTGCCAATAGACTTGCACCTGAGTTTTTCTCTGAGTTCTCTTTCTCCGAAATCGTGGAAGCAACTTCCAATTTTGACCTATCCTTAAAGATTGGGGAAGGGGGCTATGGAAATATTTACAAGGGTCAACTTCGTCACACTCAAGTTGCTATAAAGATGCTGAACTCTAATAGCATGCAGGGCCCCTCAGAGTTTCAACAAGAG GTCACTGTTTTGAGCAAGTTGAGGCATCCGAACCTTGTCACACTCATCGGAGCCTGCCCCGAATTTTTTGTTCTCGTCTACGAGTATCTTCCCAATGGAAGCCTTGAAGATCGACTCTGTTGCAAAGACAACTCTCCTCCACTCTCATGGCAAACTCGCATCCGCATTGCAACAGAGCTTTGTTCTGCTCTCGTCTTCCTCCATTCCTGCAATCCCCACAGCATAGTTCATGGTGACCTAAAACCAGCAAATATTCTCCTAGATTCCAACTACGTGAGCAAACTCAGTGACTTCGGAATATGTCGTATACTTTGCCAAAACCAATTCTCGAGCAACAACACCACACCATCTTGGATAACTGAATTTCCAAAGGGCACTTTTACGTACATGGATCCTGAGTTCCTCTCGACAGGAGAAATTACCCCAAAATCAGATGTTTACTCGTTCGGGATCATATTATTGCAGTTATTGACTGGAAGACCAGCTTTGGGGATAGCCAAGGAAGTTAAGTATGCGTTGGATAAAGGGAACTTAAAGAACTTGTTGGATCCAACAGCTGGGAACTGGCCTTTTGTGCAAGCCCAGCAGTTGGCTCACACAGCACTGAGGTGCTGTGAGGTGAACCGTCGGAGCCGGCCAGATCTTGCCTTGGATGTGTGGGGATTGCTCGAACAAATGAGAGTGTCGTGTGGGACCCTACCGTTTCTGATCTACTCCGAGGAGGATTGCCAGATTCCACTGTAA